From Bifidobacterium longum subsp. longum JCM 1217, one genomic window encodes:
- the yddG gene encoding aromatic amino acid DMT transporter YddG, translating to MANGAQNASGTPAPAASHSGGHVVSARATTIGLMAILLWSFMAGTVRIVSENFGATLGSALIYTVGGILLLMFRRPAPIREFPKKYLIIGGLLFVFYESSISLSLGLASTDASSVEVSLVNYLWPTMMVLLSAGVSHRKHAVVKVLPGAIVATAGVVLAVGGNSGLDWHAAVQHIAANPLPYALAFVGALAWSVYAVFTPAMSHGVDGTSLFFPCVAVALWIIHFASGQGWPAEPPSLVAWLFVLIAAAAIGGGYACWGYGILHGSMERLAIASYATPVLSTGASAVLLGLALSLPFWCGALLVAVGSVLNYLVSARK from the coding sequence ATGGCGAACGGCGCACAGAACGCAAGCGGCACACCGGCACCGGCGGCAAGCCATTCCGGCGGCCACGTCGTATCCGCGCGCGCCACGACCATCGGCCTGATGGCAATCCTGCTGTGGAGCTTCATGGCCGGCACCGTGCGCATCGTCTCCGAAAACTTCGGCGCCACGCTTGGCTCGGCCCTGATCTACACGGTCGGCGGCATCCTGCTGCTGATGTTCCGGCGCCCGGCCCCGATTCGCGAGTTCCCCAAGAAATACCTGATTATCGGCGGCCTGTTGTTCGTATTTTACGAATCGTCGATATCCCTCTCGCTGGGTCTGGCCTCTACCGACGCATCCTCGGTGGAAGTGAGCCTGGTCAACTATCTGTGGCCCACGATGATGGTGCTGCTGTCGGCGGGCGTATCCCATCGCAAGCACGCGGTCGTCAAGGTGCTGCCGGGCGCGATCGTGGCCACTGCCGGCGTGGTGTTGGCGGTCGGCGGTAATTCCGGGCTCGACTGGCATGCGGCCGTGCAGCATATCGCCGCCAACCCTTTGCCCTATGCGCTGGCGTTCGTGGGCGCGCTCGCTTGGTCGGTGTACGCGGTGTTCACGCCAGCCATGAGTCATGGGGTGGACGGCACTTCATTGTTCTTCCCCTGCGTGGCCGTGGCGTTGTGGATTATCCACTTCGCGTCCGGGCAGGGGTGGCCGGCCGAGCCGCCGAGTCTGGTCGCATGGCTGTTTGTGTTGATTGCCGCGGCGGCGATTGGCGGTGGTTATGCCTGCTGGGGCTATGGCATTCTGCACGGGTCTATGGAGCGGCTGGCTATTGCGTCCTATGCCACGCCGGTGCTGTCCACCGGGGCCAGTGCGGTGTTGCTGGGTTTAGCGCTGTCGCTGCCGTTTTGGTGTGGCGCGCTGCTGGTGGCCGTCGGATCGGTGCTTAATTACTTGGTCAGTGCGCGCAAATAG